The Sander lucioperca isolate FBNREF2018 chromosome 4, SLUC_FBN_1.2, whole genome shotgun sequence DNA segment TCATGAAGGACTGTTAATATTCAAATACTATGGAGTTTAAGTATGTTTAAGTTTAAATATGCTTTCCATATGTTTATACAGTGCTCTTTGTGAAACAATGTAAGATTTTATAAGTTAATACTTGAATTGTACCCTCAATTTACTGAGGATGTGTTAAGAactttaaattgaatgtaaataaaataatgcaATGTGTCCTTACTCTGAATTTATATTTGACTAATTTGTCGTGTTGAGAAGGAGGATATTTGTGTGGTTAATAAATATGTTACACTTTTTAATGTAAAGGtgttatacaaataaaattgacattGACATCTCTCACTTGACATTGCATACAGTGGGGTAGTTTCTTTATCAAACTGTTGTATTATAATTATTCTGGTAGCTATATGGTGCATTACGTGTAAACTCCTATAAACACAGGCAGTATTTTATCAGATTTTGAGTCAAATTACAACAGAGAAGTATCGCTGTACTTgttctctcagctttcctgaGTATTCATGATAAAAATCTGCAACTTGGGTTGTGCATGAGTTTGTTTAACTTTGAGGACGGTGTGATCTGCAACAGGCATTTCCTGCTGATTCATTCTGGACTTCACTTTCCATAGATGACAAACCGAAAAGGATTATCCACAAAGGTCAACATAATAAATCAAAAAGATTGTTAAGCAAATATTTTTGATCCAGGCTTGATTCAGTTTCCTTACTAGAGTACGTAAAAACATTGTTGGATACGTCATTGTCCCCACTCTCCACACTGTTTTCTGGATGTGAGAGGTGTATTTGTTTGCCATTGCGcagcatcgcttactgcacctttaatctgGGTGAGAAGAAACAATTGAGActtaaacactaaacacactaaAAGTGTTTAATAAAGAAACCAAATACAGAAGACagctaaactgtgtgtgtgtgtgtgtgtgtgtgtgtgtgtgtgtgtgtgtgtgtgtgtgtgtgtgtgtgtgaggaagaTGACAGATTGGCaattcattttttcattttgggtGGCTTTTGTGCTCCGACCCAGAGTGTGCCGGATAATGGGGAGCTTGTGTTCGGACCCTCTTGACTGGCTGACTGGCTGTAAACATGGTCAGGTCCTGTCGTTACCTTGGCAGGACATCTCGCCACTGCTGTTGGCTGTGCACGAATAGCAGGGCCAGCATGCCTGGCTGCCCTACGGATAGCTCCAGATCTTACAGATGCCAAGCTGGTGTTTTTTGAGCGGCCAAACATATGTAAGGCTGTCATGATCTTTGACGGATtgtcttttattgttttaaaggcCTTTACTGCAGCTATTGAGGAGGCTGTAAATGATGCGTCGCTGTTGACCATGGCTGAAAGCTCCCGGCACATTTCAGCAAATCCTGCTGCAGCAGCTTGATGTGACACTGGAAAACAATACCAATAATAATTTAGGCAACAATAATagcttgataaaaaaaaaaagcagagtaGTTGTTATCACTGCAACCTACAAGACAGGGATTGGCAAGATAGGGTCTGCGGGGATAGATCGTACTTCAGCACATCTAAAGCTGAACTTGGGCAGTGTCCTGCTTCAAAAAGCTTGTTCAGTTTAGCTTTTGTGTCATCACCAACATCATGGTGGCTCAGTGCATCAGCCACATAGATGTTGTGGTTGTGGTCACTGCAGATGGACACGATTGTGGGGAAGGTAGGCACGTGAGGGTCCTTGCTTCTGAGGAGACATAGACAAAAATGCTATGTTCTTTACTGTTTAAGACAGGACAACAGTGATAAACCTTGAGTACATTAAAAGGCATAATATTAAGAGTAGGCCTTACTTACAGACTCTGCCTGCCTCTGCTCACTTGAGTGCGTAGGAGTGTCACAGTCATCTTAGCAGAGCAGTTTGTAATCTGGCTTCTGCCTGCCGCGTTTTCATTGCGAGGTCTCGTATTGCGTTGGCATCTGAAGTCCACCTTAAGAGGACAATATACAGGCATTATTTTAGGTCTGTCTTGATTAATCCTCTCTTTCACATGATTCATTTTGATGTCTGCGATGGTCATTGTAGTTGTACATATTGGTTTCTTTTCCTGCAAACTCTGGGAGAGCTCATTCATATTTGTAGCTACGATAAGAATTACAATTATCAGTCTACCACAAATGTTAAGATACCTTGAAAAGAACTTTCTGGCCCTTTCTTGGATATGTTCGGTCCACCCTCCAAGTGACTGTGTGACTTTTCAGCCACAGCTTTATATCATACTCTGTGTACAAGGCCATTCGAAGAATGGCGCTATAGTTAATATGATCACCTGTCTCACTTAATGTTTTATAATCACATACATGGTAATCATACCTGACTGGCAGACAGTCCTGTGAAAAACAGCAGAATCACATAACGTTATCAATATTAAAATCGTACACTCTTTATTTTTAACAGGATAAAAATACATTGGGTTCTTATCATAGATATTAATGTAAATGGACCTTCAAAGCAGGAAAGTCAGAAATGTTCTGCTTGGGGTTAATGCAGGCAAATCTGAGGAGAAAGATTATATATTTTAGACTTTAAAATATCGTTAACctatggagaaagagaaagttATCTATAGTAAAATTAACATTTCTAAGGACAGAAACTGGTTAGTAAAGttaacagttagctagctagctaactaaatTAGCAACATTTTTGTTAACGTTAACTATGATGACTTTGGCCTTTAGGTCTTCGTTTTCGCTAACTAATGCTAACGAAAACAGTGAAAATTAAAATTATTGTAATTTACCGTTTTCCTTTACTGAGAGACATGATGCTagtgccgcgttctatttacctcgcaaCTCGTTTTTTacgaggtcaaagtcgtaaacacgccccctgacctcgtatttacgagctcggaactcgtacaacctcgcagtagcccgagttcaaaatccaacatggctgccccctgaatcaacagttgtgaaaactgcagtaacataaagttataagcacttatgtcttatttgtgtctcactaaatcagtcgttcacacaggcatgtccaacttctatctgttgacatgttgttacgctgtttgcatgcacaaaaaaacggcgtaatgcgttgttatcaactggtattgctaacaatagctaaccgggctatgaaaacaatgaaaatccgacttttaaatagaacgcattcaactcgggtatgacgtcattcccagttgcggcttccgagttccgaggtaaatagaacgcggcataggaccatagactgtatataagaagcaTAGGACAACATCGATGCCTTCTAGCATCTACCATTTTAAAAAGGTCGTGTAGTGACGTCATATTCAGGTGACCCTTTGATGGTCAATAGCCATAACGCGATAGCTACGTTACCGCGAAAAGCTCTTGTCTACACCGTTTTATTCGCTCGTTGTAAAAGGTAAGCCCTAACTGCAcaaactaaacttaaacagaaGTCAGTGGTATTGTGCGAAATCGACATAAATAGCATTGACATGCTGGCCAGCGTTATCTAGCTCGCTAGCATTAAGTGGGCGGTCAGTGCtaaacattagctagctagctgtgtgtTTGTCGCAGTAACGTTACCTTCGTTCACCATAGGATGTGAGGACAAATTACGGGACTGCTGTATTAACGTTAGGCAATTTGTGTTTAATTGTAGGCGAACTAAACTACTAATGCACACGTTGCTTATTTGTATCCGGAAGAGTTTCTTGTGTGACTTGagcgttaacgttagcttgttaacgttagctagataGCTAGCTGTCAGTAGAACATGCATGTCGATTAACGTTGCTAATATCATTCATTACACCTAATTTGATTGTATAATGCCGGTTATCTACCAGTTGTGCACAGActaaacaagtttttttttttcctatctgAAAGTCGTGACAGGATGGCTGCAGCGCATTGGGATGAGCGCCAGGCGTATGAGGAGCTGCTGTACTGGGACAGCCTGATACAAGAGGGCCACCGCCTCCACCCGCAAGATTTTGATAGGTAAACACTCACATTAAATCATATATAAAATAACCCTGAGGTAAAAGCAAGGCCATTTCATTTCTATAGCACAATGAATTTTAAGTTCTTTACATCAAAATGCATACAACAAGTAACATATGTACAGGAGAATACAACTAATACCTTTTTATAATTTTAGTTCAATCATAACAAAATAATATaaaggagaaaacacacaattagACACACAAAGAAATGTATCATAAATCGGAGAAAATAAGAATTTGCTGTTTGCATTTAAATGTGAGTACCAGTGAAGTGGCAGGTAACAGGTGAGTTTGCCACTGAGCTGATCAGTAAACAGTATATACAATTTTATTAAATGCAGAATTATATAATGAAGCACTGTGGGTAGATCAAGCCTTATAGGGTCCTGCTAACCGTTGAAAAATGCTGATTGTCTTGTTACTATGTTGTTGTAGCGCCTGTTTCTGACTTGAAAACTGGAGTTGTTTTCAGAGCTGCCCTCATTTTATTTCCTTCCCCCAGGTACGAGGATCTGCGTTACTGGTATGACTGTCTGTGCTATGAGGAGGAGCTGAGACAATACCATGATTACATCACTGCTATCGAGGAGATAGAGGGTGAACGGCACCatgaggttgttgttgttttacttgCTAAATTGTCCCCCAATGACTTGATAATCatatgcttttttattttttatttgagtcATTTAACCCACTTCTTCAATCCTCCACATTAAGACTGAACATCTAATGTTTTCCAGT contains these protein-coding regions:
- the LOC116039536 gene encoding uncharacterized protein LOC116039536 isoform X2, encoding MSLSKGKRFACINPKQNISDFPALKDCLPVRYDYHVCDYKTLSETGDHINYSAILRMALYTEYDIKLWLKSHTVTWRVDRTYPRKGQKVLFKVDFRCQRNTRPRNENAAGRSQITNCSAKMTVTLLRTQVSRGRQSLSKDPHVPTFPTIVSICSDHNHNIYVADALSHHDVGDDTKAKLNKLFEAGHCPSSALDVLKYDLSPQTLSCQSLSLSHQAAAAGFAEMCRELSAMVNSDASFTASSIAAVKAFKTIKDNPSKIMTALHMFGRSKNTSLASVRSGAIRRAARHAGPAIRAQPTAVARCPAKVTTGPDHVYSQSASQEGPNTSSPLSGTLWVGAQKPPKMKK
- the LOC116039536 gene encoding uncharacterized protein LOC116039536 isoform X1, giving the protein MLEGIDVVLCFLYTVYERGTSIMSLSKGKRFACINPKQNISDFPALKDCLPVRYDYHVCDYKTLSETGDHINYSAILRMALYTEYDIKLWLKSHTVTWRVDRTYPRKGQKVLFKVDFRCQRNTRPRNENAAGRSQITNCSAKMTVTLLRTQVSRGRQSLSKDPHVPTFPTIVSICSDHNHNIYVADALSHHDVGDDTKAKLNKLFEAGHCPSSALDVLKYDLSPQTLSCQSLSLSHQAAAAGFAEMCRELSAMVNSDASFTASSIAAVKAFKTIKDNPSKIMTALHMFGRSKNTSLASVRSGAIRRAARHAGPAIRAQPTAVARCPAKVTTGPDHVYSQSASQEGPNTSSPLSGTLWVGAQKPPKMKK
- the LOC116039536 gene encoding uncharacterized protein LOC116039536 isoform X3, with amino-acid sequence MLEGIDVVLCFLYTVYERGTSIMSLSKGKRFACINPKQNISDFPALKVDFRCQRNTRPRNENAAGRSQITNCSAKMTVTLLRTQVSRGRQSLSKDPHVPTFPTIVSICSDHNHNIYVADALSHHDVGDDTKAKLNKLFEAGHCPSSALDVLKYDLSPQTLSCQSLSLSHQAAAAGFAEMCRELSAMVNSDASFTASSIAAVKAFKTIKDNPSKIMTALHMFGRSKNTSLASVRSGAIRRAARHAGPAIRAQPTAVARCPAKVTTGPDHVYSQSASQEGPNTSSPLSGTLWVGAQKPPKMKK